The proteins below come from a single Rhizobium tropici CIAT 899 genomic window:
- a CDS encoding DUF4164 domain-containing protein translates to MTPSGKTVDAALAQLRQALSTLESAVDGRFERERAQSDIEGEVRRVHADRSRLAQELDQAEFRANRLEEVNREVSRRLVTAMETIRAVLDR, encoded by the coding sequence ATGACACCTTCAGGCAAAACGGTGGACGCGGCGCTCGCCCAGTTGCGCCAGGCGCTTTCGACTTTGGAGAGTGCCGTCGACGGACGGTTCGAGCGGGAACGGGCGCAGAGCGATATAGAAGGCGAGGTCCGCAGGGTTCACGCCGACCGGTCGCGCCTTGCCCAGGAATTGGATCAGGCCGAGTTCCGGGCGAACCGGCTCGAAGAAGTCAATCGGGAAGTGTCGCGCCGGCTGGTTACGGCGATGGAAACCATAAGAGCCGTGCTGGACCGCTGA
- the tkt gene encoding transketolase, with amino-acid sequence MNSREQHDRMANAIRFLAMDAVEKANSGHPGLPMGMADVATVLFSKYLRFDPKNPLWPDRDRFVLSAGHGSMLLYSVLYLTGYPDMTVDELTRFRQLGSKTAGHPEYGHATGIETTTGPLGQGIANAVGMAIAERKLREEFGAELQDHYTYAMCGDGCLMEGISHEAIALAGHLKLNKLILFWDNNSITIDGAVSLSDSTDQIMRFKAVHWNTIEVDGHDQAAISAAIEAAHKSDRPTLIACKTIIGFGAPNKQGTHKVHGSPLGAEEIAATRVALNWPYEPFVIPNDILGEWRAAGERSVGTREAWEGRLAAADPAKKAEFTRRFDHKLPAGFDAAISDYKKKLAETKPTLATRKASEDALEIINGFIPETLGGSADLTPSNNTKTSQMKSITPTDFSGRYMHWGIREHGMAAAMNGIALHGGLIPYSGGFLIFSDYCRPPLRLAALMGIRAIHVLTHDSIGVGEDGPTHQPVEQVASLRAIPNFQLFRPADATETAECWQIAIKTTNRPSGLALTRQNLLAARTEYSEKNLCELGAYTLAGNADAKVTIFASGSEVELAVAARTVLEGKGVSTRVVSVPCTELFFEQPDAYRKEVIGNSPVKVAVEAGVREGWDAFIGPEGAFIGMKGFGASAPYKDVYKHFGITTEAVVAAAEAKLS; translated from the coding sequence ATGAACTCTCGCGAACAACACGACCGGATGGCAAATGCGATCCGTTTCCTTGCCATGGATGCTGTCGAGAAGGCCAATTCCGGTCACCCCGGTTTGCCGATGGGGATGGCTGATGTCGCCACCGTTCTCTTTAGCAAATATCTGCGCTTCGACCCGAAGAACCCGCTTTGGCCGGATCGTGACCGTTTCGTTCTGTCGGCTGGCCACGGCTCGATGCTGCTTTATTCGGTCCTCTACCTCACCGGCTATCCGGACATGACGGTCGATGAGCTCACACGCTTCCGCCAGCTCGGCTCCAAGACCGCCGGCCATCCGGAATATGGTCACGCCACCGGCATCGAAACCACCACCGGCCCGCTCGGCCAGGGCATTGCCAATGCCGTCGGCATGGCGATCGCCGAGCGCAAGCTGCGCGAAGAGTTCGGCGCCGAGCTTCAGGATCACTACACCTACGCCATGTGCGGCGACGGCTGCCTGATGGAAGGCATCAGCCATGAAGCAATCGCACTGGCCGGCCACCTCAAGCTCAACAAGCTGATCCTGTTCTGGGACAACAACTCCATCACCATCGACGGCGCCGTCTCGCTTTCGGACTCGACCGACCAGATCATGCGCTTCAAGGCCGTTCACTGGAATACGATCGAAGTCGACGGCCATGATCAGGCCGCCATCAGCGCCGCCATCGAAGCCGCCCATAAGTCCGACCGCCCGACGCTGATCGCCTGCAAGACGATCATCGGCTTCGGCGCTCCGAACAAGCAGGGCACCCACAAGGTCCACGGCTCGCCGCTCGGCGCCGAGGAAATCGCCGCGACCCGCGTTGCGCTGAACTGGCCTTACGAGCCCTTCGTCATTCCGAACGACATCCTCGGCGAATGGCGCGCTGCCGGCGAACGCTCCGTCGGCACCCGCGAAGCCTGGGAAGGCCGCCTCGCTGCCGCCGACCCCGCCAAGAAGGCAGAGTTCACCCGCCGCTTCGATCATAAGCTGCCTGCCGGCTTCGACGCCGCCATCAGCGACTACAAGAAGAAGCTCGCGGAAACCAAGCCGACACTCGCAACCCGCAAAGCATCGGAAGATGCGCTGGAAATCATCAACGGCTTCATTCCGGAAACGCTCGGCGGCTCGGCCGACCTGACGCCGTCGAACAACACCAAGACCAGCCAGATGAAGTCGATCACTCCGACCGATTTCTCCGGCCGTTACATGCACTGGGGCATCCGCGAACACGGCATGGCCGCTGCCATGAACGGCATCGCGCTCCACGGCGGCCTCATCCCCTATAGCGGCGGCTTCCTGATCTTCTCGGATTATTGCCGTCCGCCGCTGCGCCTCGCCGCTCTGATGGGCATCCGCGCCATCCACGTCCTGACGCATGATTCGATCGGCGTCGGCGAAGACGGCCCGACCCACCAGCCGGTCGAGCAGGTCGCCAGCCTGCGCGCTATCCCGAACTTCCAGCTCTTCCGCCCGGCGGACGCAACGGAAACGGCCGAATGCTGGCAAATCGCCATCAAGACGACCAACCGTCCGTCCGGCCTCGCGCTGACCCGTCAGAACCTGCTGGCCGCCCGGACCGAGTACAGCGAAAAGAACCTCTGCGAACTCGGCGCCTACACGCTGGCCGGCAATGCCGATGCCAAGGTGACGATCTTCGCTTCGGGCTCCGAAGTCGAACTCGCCGTTGCCGCCCGCACCGTTCTTGAAGGCAAGGGCGTTTCTACGCGCGTCGTTTCGGTTCCCTGCACCGAGCTCTTCTTCGAGCAGCCGGACGCCTACCGCAAGGAAGTCATCGGCAACTCGCCGGTCAAGGTTGCCGTCGAAGCCGGCGTTCGCGAAGGCTGGGATGCCTTTATCGGACCGGAAGGCGCCTTTATCGGCATGAAGGGCTTCGGCGCTTCGGCTCCTTACAAGGACGTCTACAAGCACTTCGGCATCACCACCGAGGCCGTTGTCGCCGCCGCTGAGGCAAAGCTTTCCTGA
- a CDS encoding helix-turn-helix transcriptional regulator produces MPINQSQIILEARRREFGAFLRSRREKLTPAKVGLPEGFRRRTPGLRREEVALLAGVGTTWYTWLEQGRDVRPSAEVLSALADALRLDPVERRHLFTLSDRPSVDTPSRGPEEVPDALVRMLASLAGQPAYVLGRRWDVLAWNAAAVAVFGDYALLQGDARNSVHRVFTDPAHRQLLVDWEIVAANSLAMFRVDSARYAGDPDFQRLIATLMQASPEFRAWWPRQDVLRPLTGHKRLRHPEGGLMTFEYTALAVMDRADMKLVVYTPLEEDGTSDGLKRLLGGASAA; encoded by the coding sequence ATGCCCATCAATCAGAGCCAGATCATTCTCGAAGCCAGGCGTCGCGAGTTCGGCGCCTTTCTGCGCTCCCGCCGGGAAAAGCTGACGCCCGCCAAGGTCGGGCTTCCGGAAGGGTTCCGGCGACGCACGCCAGGGCTCAGGCGCGAGGAAGTGGCGCTGCTGGCCGGTGTCGGTACCACCTGGTACACTTGGCTGGAGCAGGGGCGGGACGTTCGTCCCTCCGCAGAGGTTCTATCGGCGCTGGCCGACGCACTGCGGCTCGATCCGGTCGAGCGGCGGCATCTCTTTACGCTAAGTGATCGGCCATCTGTTGACACCCCGTCGCGCGGGCCTGAGGAAGTGCCGGATGCGCTAGTGCGCATGCTTGCAAGCCTTGCTGGCCAGCCGGCCTATGTTCTCGGCCGCCGCTGGGATGTGCTGGCCTGGAATGCCGCAGCTGTTGCAGTTTTCGGTGATTATGCCCTGCTGCAAGGGGATGCCCGCAACAGCGTCCATCGGGTATTTACCGACCCTGCCCACCGGCAGCTTCTTGTCGATTGGGAGATCGTGGCGGCGAATTCGCTGGCGATGTTTCGCGTCGACAGTGCCCGTTACGCCGGTGATCCTGATTTCCAGCGGCTGATCGCTACCTTGATGCAGGCGAGCCCCGAATTTCGCGCCTGGTGGCCGAGGCAGGATGTGCTGCGGCCGCTGACGGGTCACAAGCGTCTGCGCCATCCCGAGGGCGGCTTGATGACATTCGAATATACCGCGCTTGCCGTCATGGACCGTGCCGACATGAAGCTGGTCGTTTATACGCCGCTCGAAGAAGACGGGACGAGCGACGGGCTGAAACGTCTGTTGGGCGGTGCCAGCGCAGCGTAA
- a CDS encoding ArsR/SmtB family transcription factor, with protein MSNESDSDLIFKALAHRRRREILDMLKDAPRTTGSLCEAFADMDRCTVMQHLRVLEEADLVIAKKDGRERWNHLNSLPIKQIHDRWISAYAGHALSILDQLKNDLES; from the coding sequence GTGTCAAACGAATCGGATAGCGACCTCATTTTCAAGGCCCTTGCGCATCGGCGGCGGCGCGAAATCCTGGACATGCTCAAGGATGCACCGCGCACGACGGGCTCGCTCTGCGAAGCTTTCGCGGATATGGACCGCTGCACCGTGATGCAGCATCTGAGAGTGCTGGAAGAAGCTGATCTCGTGATTGCCAAGAAGGATGGTCGCGAGCGCTGGAACCATCTGAATAGCCTGCCGATCAAGCAGATCCATGATCGCTGGATCAGCGCCTATGCCGGCCATGCCCTCTCCATCCTCGATCAGCTGAAGAACGATCTGGAGAGCTAA
- the gap gene encoding type I glyceraldehyde-3-phosphate dehydrogenase: protein MTVKVAINGFGRIGRNVLRAIVESGRTDIEVVAINDLGPVETNAHLLRYDSIHGRFPAEVKVEGDSIIVGGGKPIKVTAIKDPATLPHRDLGVDIAMECTGIFTARDKAAAHLTAGAKRVIVSAPADGADLTVVFGVNHDQLTKEHLVISNASCTTNCLVPVVKVLDDAVGIDHGFMTTIHSYTGDQPTLDTMHKDLYRARAAALSMIPTSTGAAKAVGLVLPHLKGKLDGTSIRVPTPNVSVVDFKFVSKKATTVGEINEAIKAASNGKLKGILGYTDEPLVSRDFNHDSHSSIFATDQTKVMEGNFVRVLSWYDNEWGFSSRMSDTAVAFAKLI from the coding sequence ATGACTGTAAAAGTAGCCATCAACGGCTTTGGCCGCATCGGCCGTAACGTCCTGCGTGCAATCGTCGAATCCGGCCGTACCGACATCGAAGTCGTTGCCATCAACGACCTCGGCCCGGTCGAGACCAATGCTCACCTGCTGCGTTACGATTCCATCCACGGCAGGTTCCCCGCCGAAGTGAAGGTCGAAGGCGACTCGATCATCGTGGGCGGCGGCAAGCCGATCAAGGTCACGGCGATCAAGGACCCGGCAACCCTGCCGCACCGCGATCTCGGCGTCGACATCGCCATGGAATGCACGGGCATCTTCACCGCCCGTGACAAGGCTGCCGCTCACCTGACGGCCGGCGCCAAGCGCGTCATCGTTTCGGCTCCTGCCGACGGTGCCGACCTGACCGTGGTTTTCGGCGTCAACCATGACCAGCTCACCAAGGAACACCTGGTCATCTCCAACGCATCCTGCACCACGAACTGCCTGGTGCCGGTAGTCAAGGTTCTCGACGACGCCGTCGGCATCGATCACGGCTTCATGACCACAATCCACTCCTACACCGGTGACCAGCCGACGCTCGACACCATGCACAAGGATCTGTACCGCGCCCGCGCCGCAGCCCTGTCCATGATCCCGACGTCGACGGGCGCCGCAAAGGCTGTCGGTCTCGTTCTGCCGCACCTCAAGGGCAAGCTCGACGGCACGTCGATCCGCGTTCCCACGCCGAACGTCTCGGTCGTCGACTTCAAGTTCGTGTCCAAGAAGGCAACGACGGTCGGCGAAATCAACGAAGCCATCAAGGCTGCATCGAACGGCAAGCTGAAGGGCATCCTGGGCTACACCGACGAGCCGCTGGTCTCCCGCGACTTCAACCATGACAGCCACTCGTCGATCTTCGCGACCGACCAGACCAAGGTCATGGAAGGCAACTTTGTGCGTGTTCTGTCCTGGTACGACAACGAGTGGGGCTTCTCCAGCCGCATGTCGGACACGGCAGTCGCCTTCGCAAAGCTGATCTGA
- a CDS encoding SDR family oxidoreductase has product MSSQHVVIVGGSSGIGLATAAHLFEKGYRVTITGRDNSKLQAAAQSLNGDFTAVAMDAADLAGLAQAFEAIGPLDHLVLALGGGNGAGPFATVDLADVRKGFEQKAMAHFACAQACLPYLSKQGSLTFVSAVSAQAAMPGTAGLGAINAAIAALAPILAVELKPIRVNCVSPGVVDTPWWDFLSADQKEPTFAGFAARTPVGRVGQPKEIAEAIAFLIGNGFTSGHTLICDGGIRLGQ; this is encoded by the coding sequence ATGTCGTCTCAACACGTCGTTATTGTCGGCGGCTCCTCCGGTATCGGTCTTGCGACTGCCGCCCATCTTTTCGAAAAAGGCTATCGCGTCACGATCACTGGCCGCGATAACTCGAAACTCCAGGCCGCCGCACAAAGCCTGAACGGCGATTTCACTGCCGTCGCCATGGACGCCGCCGACCTTGCGGGCCTTGCGCAAGCCTTTGAGGCAATCGGCCCTCTCGATCATCTCGTCCTCGCATTGGGCGGCGGCAATGGCGCCGGACCTTTCGCTACGGTCGATCTTGCCGACGTCAGGAAAGGTTTCGAGCAGAAGGCGATGGCGCATTTCGCCTGTGCCCAGGCCTGCTTGCCCTATCTGTCGAAGCAAGGCAGCCTCACCTTCGTCTCCGCCGTATCGGCACAGGCCGCGATGCCCGGCACGGCGGGGCTTGGAGCCATCAATGCCGCCATTGCCGCCTTGGCACCGATTCTCGCCGTCGAGCTCAAGCCGATCCGGGTGAACTGCGTTTCACCGGGAGTTGTCGACACGCCCTGGTGGGACTTCCTGAGCGCAGATCAGAAAGAGCCGACATTTGCCGGCTTCGCAGCGCGCACACCCGTCGGTCGTGTCGGCCAGCCCAAGGAAATAGCCGAAGCCATCGCCTTCCTGATCGGCAACGGCTTTACCAGCGGCCACACGCTGATTTGTGACGGCGGCATCCGCCTCGGTCAATAA
- a CDS encoding cell division protein ZapA, producing the protein MAQVTVTIDGKAYRMACEEGQEDHLTDLANRFDRYVLHLKSQFGEIGDLRLTVMAGIMIMDEVSELTRRVSALEAELESLTSNRDTTLAANARAEETLASVIDEVTTRIHGITEKLLERPGIEQV; encoded by the coding sequence ATGGCGCAAGTAACGGTAACGATCGATGGTAAAGCCTACCGGATGGCCTGCGAAGAGGGGCAGGAAGACCATCTGACGGATCTTGCCAATCGTTTCGACCGCTATGTCCTGCATTTGAAGAGCCAGTTCGGTGAAATCGGCGATCTCAGGCTGACCGTCATGGCCGGGATCATGATCATGGACGAGGTATCGGAATTGACGCGACGGGTCTCCGCGCTTGAAGCCGAACTGGAGTCCCTCACCAGCAATCGTGATACGACGCTCGCTGCCAATGCCCGCGCCGAGGAAACGCTCGCCAGTGTGATCGACGAGGTGACGACACGCATCCATGGCATCACTGAGAAGCTCCTGGAGCGGCCGGGCATCGAGCAGGTCTAA
- a CDS encoding chloride channel protein, protein MQDTPIQSSHSHDFSGGASRKDNGDFTTDKRVLVLIAMALVVGTGGAFAAWVLINLIALVSNAVWLFKISTEPLSFAMVTRSPWMVAAPILGGLVIGLMARYGSEKIRGHGIPEAIEAILIGGSRMSPKVAVLKPLSSAISIGSGGPFGAEGPIIMTGGAIGSLFAQFFHMSAAERKTLLVAGAAAGMTAVFGTPIAAVMLAVELLLFEWKPRSFIPVAVAACVSVVWRPVLLGSGALFPAHFDMSLSWWSIVLAAGLGIVSGLQSGLLTTLLYKIEDAFEKLPIHWMWWPALGGLVVGLGGLIEPRALGVGYDIVADLLHSHITIAAVLAILLVKAGIWLVALSSGTSGGVLAPLLILGGTLGWLVGLILPGDPGFWAMLGMAAMMGGTMRAPLTGTFFAVELTGDMSALVPLLAATVAAYAVTVLLLKRSILTEKIARRGQHITREYGIDPFELTRARDIMISKVDTLPASMRLSEALTQMTEQPDAHRFYPVVGDNDRLVGMISRADALRWQGKPELMDQSLYDAISDTSLPVAHAEDTVGRVADIMIQADTGRVPVVEPQTGRLVGLIARKDLLRLRSATNRAELERGAYLRSKG, encoded by the coding sequence ATGCAGGACACTCCGATCCAGTCAAGTCACAGCCACGATTTCTCCGGCGGGGCTTCCCGCAAGGACAATGGCGATTTTACCACGGACAAGCGCGTTTTGGTGCTGATTGCCATGGCCCTGGTCGTCGGCACCGGCGGCGCTTTCGCCGCCTGGGTGCTCATCAATCTCATCGCGCTCGTCAGCAATGCCGTCTGGCTGTTCAAGATCAGCACTGAGCCACTGTCCTTCGCCATGGTGACGCGCTCGCCCTGGATGGTCGCCGCTCCCATTCTCGGCGGCCTCGTCATCGGCCTGATGGCACGTTACGGCTCGGAGAAAATTCGCGGCCACGGCATTCCGGAAGCCATCGAGGCGATCCTGATCGGCGGCAGCCGCATGTCGCCGAAAGTGGCGGTGCTGAAGCCGCTGTCATCGGCGATCTCGATCGGTTCCGGCGGTCCATTCGGCGCGGAAGGTCCGATCATCATGACGGGCGGCGCAATCGGTTCGCTCTTTGCGCAGTTCTTTCATATGAGTGCCGCCGAGAGAAAGACCCTGCTGGTTGCCGGCGCTGCGGCTGGCATGACGGCGGTCTTCGGCACGCCGATCGCGGCCGTCATGCTTGCCGTCGAATTGCTGTTGTTCGAATGGAAGCCGCGCAGCTTCATTCCGGTCGCGGTCGCAGCCTGCGTTTCCGTCGTCTGGCGTCCGGTGCTGCTCGGCAGCGGCGCGCTCTTTCCCGCCCATTTCGACATGTCACTCTCCTGGTGGAGTATCGTGCTCGCCGCCGGCCTCGGCATCGTCTCCGGCCTGCAATCCGGCCTGCTGACGACGCTGCTCTACAAGATCGAGGATGCCTTCGAGAAACTGCCGATCCACTGGATGTGGTGGCCGGCACTCGGCGGCCTCGTCGTCGGGCTTGGCGGCCTGATCGAGCCGCGTGCCCTTGGCGTCGGCTACGATATAGTCGCCGATCTGCTGCATAGCCACATCACCATCGCCGCGGTGCTGGCTATCCTGCTGGTCAAGGCCGGCATCTGGCTTGTGGCGCTGTCCTCGGGCACGTCGGGCGGCGTCCTCGCGCCGCTGCTCATCCTCGGCGGTACGCTTGGCTGGCTCGTCGGTCTCATTTTGCCCGGCGATCCCGGTTTCTGGGCGATGCTCGGCATGGCGGCCATGATGGGCGGCACGATGCGTGCGCCCCTGACGGGCACCTTCTTCGCCGTCGAACTGACGGGGGATATGAGCGCGCTTGTGCCGCTGCTTGCGGCAACGGTCGCGGCTTATGCCGTTACTGTGCTGTTGCTGAAGCGATCAATTCTGACCGAAAAGATCGCGCGGCGCGGCCAGCATATCACTCGCGAATACGGCATCGATCCGTTCGAGCTGACCCGTGCCCGCGATATCATGATCTCCAAGGTAGACACCCTGCCCGCATCCATGCGCCTGTCGGAAGCGCTGACGCAAATGACGGAGCAGCCGGATGCGCACCGCTTCTATCCCGTCGTCGGCGACAACGATCGCCTTGTGGGCATGATCTCGCGCGCCGACGCGCTGCGCTGGCAGGGCAAGCCGGAGCTCATGGATCAGTCGCTGTATGACGCGATTTCGGATACATCCCTTCCGGTCGCGCATGCGGAGGATACCGTCGGCCGCGTTGCCGACATCATGATCCAGGCCGATACCGGGCGCGTTCCCGTCGTTGAGCCGCAAACCGGCCGTCTTGTGGGCTTGATTGCCCGAAAAGATCTGCTGCGTCTGCGCAGCGCGACCAATCGCGCCGAACTCGAACGCGGCGCCTATCTGCGGTCGAAAGGTTAA
- a CDS encoding SDR family NAD(P)-dependent oxidoreductase, with amino-acid sequence MDMSSKTIMITGSTDGVGRRVAERLAAAGAGLIVHGRDKIRAEELVSRIQDEGGKATYYLADLSSLEEVRTLADAIERDYDRLDVLINNAGIGTSGDGTGRQLSLDGYELRFAANYLAGFLLTRRLLPLLKASTPARIVNVSSVGQQPIDFADVMLTRGYSGVRAYCQSKLAQIMFTFDLAEELASSGVTANCLHPATYMDTTMVRQAGVAPLSTVEQGADAILNLAAGTAVEGHTGLYYDGLRPSRASAQAYDATARSNLRTLSQSLTGLV; translated from the coding sequence ATGGATATGAGCAGCAAAACGATCATGATTACAGGCTCGACGGATGGTGTCGGGCGCAGGGTTGCGGAACGACTGGCAGCGGCAGGCGCTGGGCTGATCGTTCACGGCCGTGACAAGATCCGCGCGGAAGAACTGGTCTCCCGCATTCAAGATGAGGGCGGCAAAGCGACCTATTACCTCGCCGACCTTTCCTCACTGGAAGAGGTCCGCACTCTGGCCGACGCCATCGAGCGCGATTACGATCGCCTCGATGTTTTGATCAACAATGCCGGCATCGGCACCAGTGGCGACGGCACCGGACGCCAGTTAAGCCTAGACGGATACGAGCTGCGTTTCGCGGCGAATTATCTCGCCGGCTTCCTGCTGACGCGCCGGCTCCTGCCTCTGTTGAAGGCAAGCACTCCCGCCCGCATCGTCAATGTATCTTCCGTCGGCCAGCAACCCATCGACTTCGCCGACGTCATGCTGACGCGTGGTTATAGCGGCGTACGTGCCTATTGCCAGAGCAAGCTGGCGCAGATCATGTTCACCTTCGATCTCGCCGAAGAGCTTGCCAGCTCCGGGGTCACCGCCAACTGCCTGCACCCGGCGACCTATATGGACACGACCATGGTGCGCCAGGCAGGCGTTGCACCGCTAAGCACGGTCGAGCAAGGGGCCGATGCCATCCTCAATCTGGCCGCCGGCACCGCTGTGGAAGGACACACCGGCCTCTACTACGACGGACTGCGCCCATCGCGCGCCTCTGCCCAAGCCTATGACGCAACTGCACGCAGCAACCTGCGAACACTCAGCCAAAGCCTTACCGGCCTGGTCTGA
- a CDS encoding SRPBCC domain-containing protein yields the protein MTLNVRISGRIGRKVDEVFDAVVNPKKLSSYFTTVGGASAPLVAGTTVIWWKNAPVEVNEVEANKRIVFHWDGGTGEDGVRYRTKVEMTFDALEDGGTLVIIEESGWREDEAGRRGTYLNCEGWTQMLCCMKAFVEYGINLREGFFLSEMRGEPAEAPDR from the coding sequence ATGACATTGAATGTTCGGATTTCAGGACGGATCGGCCGCAAGGTGGATGAAGTCTTCGATGCTGTCGTCAACCCGAAGAAGCTTTCGAGCTACTTCACCACCGTCGGCGGGGCGAGCGCGCCCCTGGTGGCGGGAACGACCGTCATCTGGTGGAAGAACGCCCCCGTCGAGGTCAATGAGGTGGAGGCCAACAAGCGCATCGTCTTTCACTGGGACGGCGGCACCGGCGAGGACGGCGTCCGTTATAGAACCAAAGTGGAGATGACCTTCGATGCGCTGGAGGATGGCGGCACGCTTGTCATCATCGAAGAAAGCGGCTGGCGCGAGGACGAGGCCGGCCGTCGCGGCACCTATCTGAACTGCGAGGGCTGGACGCAGATGCTCTGCTGCATGAAAGCCTTCGTCGAATACGGGATCAATCTGCGCGAAGGGTTCTTCCTCAGCGAGATGCGCGGCGAGCCGGCGGAGGCGCCGGATCGCTGA
- a CDS encoding MarR family winged helix-turn-helix transcriptional regulator, translated as MVRRLDKTLSQADYEALATLRYTLRKFMDFSTSAAHEAGLPPQQHQALLAIKGNDRSEAMTIGMLAEKLLIAPHTATELVGRLIDGDYVTRHPDPSDKRRQTLQLTEKSEEVLQRLSSIHLVEIRDMAPKLIDILTHLQAGVRHE; from the coding sequence ATGGTGCGACGCTTGGACAAAACCCTTTCTCAGGCGGACTACGAAGCACTGGCGACATTGCGCTACACTCTGCGCAAGTTCATGGATTTCAGCACCTCGGCCGCGCATGAGGCAGGCCTGCCGCCGCAACAGCATCAGGCGCTGCTGGCCATTAAGGGGAACGATCGGAGCGAAGCCATGACGATCGGCATGCTGGCGGAAAAGCTGCTGATTGCGCCGCATACGGCAACGGAGCTGGTGGGACGGCTGATCGATGGTGACTATGTGACCCGCCATCCCGATCCCTCGGACAAGCGCCGGCAGACACTGCAATTGACCGAAAAGTCCGAAGAGGTTCTTCAGCGGCTCAGCTCGATCCATCTGGTCGAAATTCGCGATATGGCGCCTAAGCTGATCGATATTCTCACGCATTTGCAGGCGGGCGTCCGCCATGAATGA